The following are encoded in a window of Fischerella sp. PCC 9605 genomic DNA:
- a CDS encoding trypsin-like peptidase domain-containing protein produces MTALFGAQLMPTKAVLTQQPIAQLPSNPSVNTNTNFIAAAVEKTGSAVVRIDSTRTLSSRYAPDGRRIARGTGSGFILRSNGLILTNAHVVSGADTVRVTLKDGRSFTGRVLGADRATDVAVVQIQANNLPIVSIGNSDQLKPGEWAIAIGNPLGLDNTVTVGIISGTERSSRAFGARDGGIGFIQTDAAINPGNSGGPLLNQRGQVIGINTAIIRGTQGLGFAIPINQAQQIANQLIAQAG; encoded by the coding sequence ATGACAGCTCTTTTCGGAGCACAGTTAATGCCCACCAAAGCAGTGCTGACTCAACAACCAATCGCACAGCTACCGTCTAATCCATCAGTTAATACTAATACTAACTTTATTGCCGCTGCGGTAGAAAAAACTGGATCGGCAGTGGTTCGGATTGACTCCACACGCACGCTTAGTAGTCGATACGCGCCAGATGGTAGGCGGATAGCACGGGGTACTGGCTCTGGCTTTATCCTTAGATCAAATGGCTTAATTTTGACTAACGCTCACGTAGTTTCTGGCGCAGACACGGTTAGAGTAACATTGAAAGACGGTCGTAGTTTTACAGGTCGGGTATTGGGAGCAGATAGAGCGACAGATGTAGCAGTAGTACAAATTCAGGCTAATAATTTACCGATCGTCAGCATTGGTAATTCCGACCAGTTAAAACCTGGAGAATGGGCGATCGCGATCGGCAACCCCCTCGGTTTAGATAACACTGTCACAGTGGGTATTATCAGTGGCACAGAACGTTCTAGTCGTGCCTTTGGTGCACGCGATGGGGGGATTGGTTTCATCCAGACAGATGCAGCTATTAACCCTGGTAATTCTGGCGGGCCGCTATTGAATCAAAGAGGGCAAGTCATCGGCATTAACACTGCGATCATTCGAGGTACTCAAGGATTAGGATTTGCCATCCCCATCAACCAGGCACAGCAGATTGCTAACCAGTTGATAGCCCAGGCTGGCTAA